The DNA window TGATGCCTAGTACCACTCTCTTGTGATGACATCGATTCTGGTTTTGGGCGTTTGCGCTTCCGATTTCGGGAACTCCGCCGGCGATGTGAACTGGGAGTCTTCGTGGCTGTTACTTCCGTCTCGGCCTCCCCGGCATCTGGGCTCCGAATCAAGTCAAAGCTGTAGATGTGGTCTCCAGACCAGCTGACCACCATTTCGTTGGGGTTGGCATCACTGATTTTACAGGCAGTGATGTGTCCGTTGTCGAGGCGTTTCATACGACGCTTACCGCCCGGTGCAAATTTTCGCACACATCGAGTCGCCTTGCCCATTGCCTCCTCATCAAAACTAGCTGCGCTTGGGCTGGATGCGCCAGCCCCAGCACTGCCTCGTTCAGCCAACGTGTCGCGGCCAAGCATGCGCCGGTCATGCAGGAAACAATGCAAATGGGCCCCGCCCAAAGCAATGTAGTGTGGCTGACTTGGTGAGCAGGATATGGTATTGAGATCGAGATTATATCCTTTGTAAGAAATCAAAGGTGGCGGCACGTTGGAATCATCGTGCTCCAGCCCGGGACGATAGGCCATAAATCCTTGGCCACCCCGGGGCGGAAGGTAGGCGCTGGATGGCTGACGCAAGTCCCATTGCCGAACCTCGCCATCCTCCGAGCAGGTCAGAAACAAATGCGGCGATGACTCGGTGACGATCCGCTTCACGCGGTCGGCATGGCTGCGGTAAACTCGGGCGTTGGTATTCTCCACTCCCAGATACCGAGTACCCGCGAAAAAGGTATCAAACCGTTGACTCTGGACtgacgccgccaccggcgaGGTGTTGCCGTTACTGCCAGAATACTCGATGTCGAAAATGCGCACCTGGGAATCGCCGGCACAAGTGACCAAGGTCCGATCGTTGGAATGCGGCATAAACTTCACCGAGAAAATATTAGCCTTGTGGCCCGTGACCACGGTGGTGTTCAAAGTGAAGGGGGCCGTCGAGGAATCCGGTTGATACGAGTAGATATTCAGACGCTTGTCGTCCGAACCCGAGGCTAGGAACTGCCCCGAGCGGGACCAACTGCCGAACGAGCTGTCAGCCAGCGCCAAAGCCGGAGTGACGGGTCAAAATACGTACCTGAGAGCATTTACGCATCCCGTGTGGCCACCCAACTCGTTCACAATGTCCAGATCATCGATCCACTCTTTCGACCCGTAGATTCCCCCCAGACTCGCGTCGGGCGACAGCTCCCCGCATTCTCGGCGCCAGAGGCGATTGAACAGAGAATCCTTCATGGTGACCGAATCACCCTGCAGCCCAGATTCAAATTCGTTGTCAGGTGTACTGGCCGACCATTGCGGATGGCCGTAGAAAGTTAGAAAGTGGGGTTTCCGTTGTTGGATATCTTTAGCTGTCAAGACGGATTCTGTCGTAGATGACGTCAGGAACGAGCCAGTCGAACGTTGATCCGCTCGGGTGAGTGGGAGATGAGAGTTGGGGTTGGATAGGATGAGCGAGAGGCAgttgaaaagaaagagaccGAGAACGGAatgaagggaaagagagagagagagagagagagagagagagagccGGAGATCCAGACCGCGCCTGTCTTCTGTTCCATCCGGAGATAGCTGTGCTGACTCAGCTATTTCCCAATTTGGAAGTATGAATTTGATACTTGGTTATGATTATGATTCTTTACACGACAGTCCAGATTCCTGCCCGTGGAGCTCTCATTTCTCGCGGCGCATTCGCCAGTTGTGTTGCCCGCTGACAGGCAAACTCCCTCTCCGACCGGACGAGCTCGCCCTCCAGCACCCGCATCGCGCCGATCTCCTCCGTCATGAGCTGGATGTAGTCCACCAGGTTCTGCGCGGCTCGGATCAGAGCCGAGTGCTGTACATGCTGTGTATGTCCAAGTCCCAAGATATCCAAGCTCTGCAGCTGGCGCGTGCATAGCTCCAGCTTGCTCTGTAGACCgtgcagctcctccttccagGCGCGGTCGAGTGGGTTGATGAACCCAGCTGCTTCCATCGCTTTGGCTGATTTGCGACAATTTCGAATCTCATCTGCTTGTTCGAACCACTCTTCAAAGTGTTGCACAGTACGCGTGTACCGCCCACCAACTCCGCCGAGATCGGACACTTCTTGCAGAATCTGAGAAAGAGTCTGGATCTGCTCCGGGAATCCACTCGAGCCCGTGTGATCACGGCAATTCTGAAACCAGACGTTCAGGGCCTGCATATTCAGCTGATGTTGACATGCTTTCTCATCCGCCAACACAGACCGATAGTGATTGGCAACTGCATTGTATTTCTTGTGTAGACCAGACGTCGATTGGGATTTCCACTCCGACTGCCGTTGAAGCGAGGTCGAGTGGAATAAGCTCAATTGAAGCAGTTCCGTCTGCAGGGCTGTGATATCCGGCCAAGACGATGGGATCTGAAGGCTACCCGTGTCGGAAGTAGTGCCGGGCGTAGGCGTTGGGGGTTTGACTCCGGGTTTCCTGGGAGAGTAGTGTTGCTGGTATGTCGAGAACTGTGTCCGTGATTTGGGGGTGATCTCGGTCTGCTTCGCGCTCGTCGGAACTACTTGGCTGCGATGTCGCGCATGCCCTCTagccgccgcggccggtCCGGCATGGTTAGGAGCCTGCCTCAACGAAGCAGATCTCATGggacgcggcggcggcggcataTCCGTCCTTTTCGGAGACGGAGGCCGCTTGGAGGGCAGCACTGCCTGATGTTTGCgaggcgacggcggcgcGAATGAGGGTGCAGGGCCCTTCGTTGGCCCAGAGACATTGGTCTTTGCAGTTGTTGCGGGCATCTTCAGAGCCCCGGGCCGCCTGAGGCTTTGACGACGGCCAGGGACAGCACGGCTTGAGGCCACCTGGGACTCGGGCTGCTCCTGTTTTGCATTCTCGGGGGATGCCTGCTGCGATCTTTTCGGTGAGACATCCCGCTGCGGCAGCCTGCTTTCTGGTGGCTGAAACCGTACCTGACCCGTCCCGCGCTGCGGCAGGAGAGTCCCCTTGACGGTCGCATTGTCTTTCACGGAGGCACTCTCGACCGACGAGGGGATAGAGTGGTTGGGCTTTTCATTTGTCGGGCGGGCAGGTTCTCTAGTTGTTCCGATGGTGTTCGTGGCAGGTCGGGCGATATTCGAGGTCTTCCTGCCGTGTCAGCCGCTGGAATGCTGGGGAAATTTCACGGACGAACTAACCTGCCGGCGAGGATCGCgcagcgaggacgagcgcGTGGGAATGGGCATGATGGCCGTCACTAGGGGGGCGACATTATTATTGCTGGGGTTGgtgagaggaagaaagtAAATAAAGCAAAGCTGTGGAGCTGCGACCGCGCCACGGGAGCTACAGAGTAACTAACAATAAATAACCAATGACCATGTTGAATTCTCAGCAAACAGTAGTCCTAATAGTAATGGTTCTCGGCACCCGATTAATCCACTCGAGTAACAAGTCTATAACattcaaaaaaaaaataagTTTTGGGCGCAatcctttctttttccccccTCTCACAGGCTCCCGCGACGAGGGAACGAAACACCATCCACCGCCGGGTGATCGGTAAACCAGCTGACCTTCTCGCCACCTCCCTCGTTGACCAGTGCCGAGGGAATACTGCGGCCCTCCTCTAGGTCGAAGATCTTCCTCAGgatttccttcttgccggCACCCGTCGCCACGAAGGCGATGCTGATGGCGTGCGTCACCACGGGTAGAGTGAGGGTGATGCGCTTGGGCGGGGGTTTGGGTGAGTTGCTTTCCGCGCCAACCCAGGCGTCCTTTTCGCGCAGCAGCTCGTGGCCCGGGAAGAGCGAGCAGGTGTGGCCGTCCGGCCCgcagccgaggaggatgaggtcgaAGACGGGCAGCTTGACGCTGTCCTTGGCGGCGAAGGAACGCATCAACTCATCCTGATACAGATCGGCCAGTTCCTGGGGGTCGTCATCCTGGATGTGGTTGGCATCAATGGTGTGCACGGTCGGGGTGCCCAGCTCGGCGGGGATCTTGCTCAGCAGCTCATCCTTCAACAGGCGGTAGTTGCTGTCTTCATGGTCGAGGGGCACGGCGCGCTCGTCGGCAAAGAAGATGTCCCATTTGTCGAACTGCGGGGAGTCTTCGGGCGATCCATCGCTGGGGGCCAGCAGGGCTTTGGCCAGTGTAGCGGGCAGCGAACCACCGGACACAGCCAAACGGAAGGTATCGTGGCGGGCCAGGGCGGCGTTCTGATTGCGTAGGACATAGGCGCGCAATTGCTGAGCCAGTGCCTCGGCATCCGGGAAGCTGAAGAGTTTGGGTGGGGGGGTagccatggtggatgttgacagagagagatagggaggagagagagagagcgagagtggTGGGGGTGAAAAAGGTGTGTGGATGGCAGACGGGTAATGACGTGTGTCTTCGCTGAGCTTATCTCCGTGGTGTTCGGGGCCATGCAAGCTGCCGCTGTCTTAGGATGGAGGTAGTGATAACAGTATAGGGGCATCGTAGTCACCTACTCCCTTAACTGCAATTCCTATTATGAACACTACAATCGAGTCGGATCGGTTCATGTTCACAATACTGGAGGAGGAACCTAACTCATCCAGTTGTCTGACGCTTAGACTACAATCAGCTGATCTCGTCTGGAATGTTGTTCCCTACATACTTGATTCTCGGCTTGCCACGGGCGCGCAGCAGGTTTCCCCCCTCTCGGAAGTTCTTCTTATCTCTCTCTGCCCCGTCACTCTCATCCccgctctctccctctgtctctctctctcttgctcATCCCAAAATGAGTGAGCCGGCGGTCCAAATCTCCCCACCGACGGCCACCAATCCGGCCCCGTCCGTATCCACGTCCGCGTCGCCGCCCGCAGTCTACGATATCGTGCgctgctcccgctgccaGCAGTCGCTCGCCATAGAAAACCAAGCCAGTTCGGGCGCCGTTCGGTTCGGCATGAATTCCTACTACTGCAATCGGTGCGCGTCCAAAGTCGGGTTCGGCCGGTGAAGTATGTAAACACAGAAgggaggatctggagcgaAGTGGAGGAGACCCGTCGATCTACACATCCGAACCAAACAACTACTACaagcaacaacaataacaacaacaactcTGCCCTCGCCAGGGCCCACAAAAGCGAATGGCAACACTCcgttgttttctttttcgtttTATGACTCTTCGATCTCGAAAGCCGATTTCATGTGAAACCCCATTGTCCGTGCTGGCACGACTTATACATTATGGAGGAATATCGATCCTAGAAGGCGTGGTGATGGCCTATGTTTCTTCGAGAATCAACCCACATTCACTTTGACACCGATGTCAAATGTCGACCTTTTGTTTTTCATGCCCCCAATCAGCCAATTGCGTCTCGGACCGTGCGGCTCTTGGGTGCCTCTGGGGCCTGAATAAGGCTGGGCACCAAATCCCTTGGCTTTTCGGGCTCTCATTCACACCATCGACACTGGTAGCCGTGTTCAGACACTGCATTGATTCCCACCTGTATCTGTGACCGTTCCTTATTTGCTGTCACCATACTGCTCACTCTCAAATCATATGCGAGTTTCAATCCAGAGCGGGGTTTGGTTCGTTACTGATAAAGGCCACTGTACTGGGCGTACATGAATTTTGTTTTTCGCATTATTGGATTCCAGCGTTGGAAATGTATGAACATATTTACCAGAAATGCAGAGTCGTACCAACCTAGTTGTGTTTATGCGCGCTCATCTCGATCTGGCATTCTATCTAGAGTCGGGTTGGTGTCACCGGACGACGATCCATGAATAAATGAACATGGCCTGCAGTGTGACTTGTCCAGGTCTGTCTGGTTGCTgagcaaaagaaagagaaaacaaaatagACGTACTCCACGCGCAGCCAGCCACGATGGGGTTCTAGCGGCCGCTGCAGGTACTCCGACAGGCTTCAGAACAATATGTAATTAATCTGTGTATACCTAGACCCAGCACACACCGGTTGCGCCCCTCCGATCGGCGATCTAGGCTTGTGTGATACTCTATTGACTGGAGACTCGGTCTGGGCAATCAGAGCGCCGTCTGATCCGGATCTGGCGGTGTAACACGAAGCTAGGCGCATCGGTCAAAGATCGGGTCCTTCGCTccaccccccccccaccacccCAAGGCGCGGGTGTACCCGGCGTCAGGATCTAGTGAATTGGAAATAatacaagaagaaggaaggaagggaaaagaagaagaagaagaagaagaagaagaaggaaaaaaaaacacaatGGGGGAAATCTGTAGGGACATACGTTACTGGGTGCGGGTGGATAGTGGCTATTTGTTGGCAGGAGGAGAGCTGAGCTCAGGCAAAAAATGACATATCTCAGTGGATTGAATCGTCTGGATTCGCCCATGCATCTTCTGGGTCCTAGCCCTGGAGTAATTATTGACCATCATGGAAGCGATTCTTGTGAAacattttctttcttttcgattcgatcttccttcttcgtctcTGTTATTGTTTATAATAGGCCTTACTATCGTCgacgaaagaaagaaagagagaaaggtgTGTGATCGTGTTATCTGCACTGCATACATAGTGTCGGTCAGACTGTTGTCTTGCGTCCATTGGCAGAGAGGTAAGCGACTTCGAGGCCCGAGTGGTCGTTTCTCTCATCGTGCGTGCTGGAAGCAAGTCGACTTCCATGAAATACATACAttctccccctctcccccgGCTGCCCTAATATACCGGAGGTGAACCCTAGACTAAGTATGTCAGGAGATACCCGCCGAGGTGTGCCTTAATTCAAGACTCGACTGAGCACATCCTGGCCCGATAGCTCGAGCCCCGTTTGTTTCGCAACGCCGGTGACAGGGCCGCTCGGGGATATTGGATCCCGTCCGACGACACCATCTACTCTTCTGCTAGCACAGTGAGTCCACAGGGAGAAAATTCAAGAGCCATTCAGTCAACTGCCGCCATGCCGTTTCTTGGCCGTGAGAAAGCCCGTGGCCCAAAGTCGCGCAGATCAGACGACGAGTTTGTCGTCTTCTTACAAGGTGTAAGTGCGCGCATGACTTGAAATCAGAGACAGTCTAACAACAAACTCCCAGATTCCGGCCCATTGCCGCTGGCAGGAACTGAAGGATCTGGTGCGGCAGACGGCGCTGCATATCCGCCAGGCAGTGGTGTACGATGATAGTCATGGTGTTCCCACAGGATTAGGGCAGATTATCGtcaagaacgaggacgaggcgtGGCGGACATATCGTGCGTGGTTCCCTCATCTCTTGCCCGAACTCACTTTCTAACAATCACCCAGACCGGTTATCGACAAATGGATGGGACGGCCAGAGTCTGGTCGTCACGCTGGCACGTACCAGTGCACCCACCAAGCCCATCGCAGGGCCGACCAAAAGCCCGTCGGCCATGACACCCTCAGGCTATGTGACGCCTCCACGAGGACAGGCCAATCTGACGATGCCACCGTCGCCCATATCACCCGAGTAGGACCTTTTATTCCCGGAAATATCCAAACATCCCGCTGATATCCCTCCAGATCGGTGCATCCTTCTAGCCCAACAACATATTCCTACCCAGATTATGGACCCATGATGAGCCCCATGGGCATGCCACCCCAGCAGTTCATGCCTATGATGGCCGACCCTATGGCACAGCCACTCCCCTGCTACCCACCTTCACCACTGATGCACTGCACGATGTTCGACCCACCAGCCTGGGCGATGATGCCCGCGTATCCAATGTCCCCGATGCATCCCCAGCATGGAACAGCAGCCGAGGACGAAATGGGATACCAGAGATACCCACGCAAACAGCACGATCACCAGTATATGCCCAACTCGAGGGAGATATCAATCCACAATCTCAGCACCAGTGCCACAAACGTCGACCTCAAAAACCTCCTCCAGGGCGCCGGCGCGGTAGAGCAATGCACCGTGACGGCAACATCAGACGCCAAGACGAGCTACGGCTCGGCGACGATGCACAGCGCCGACGGGGCGCGCCGCGCTGTGTCGATGTTCAATAACATGAGTTTCATGGGTGCGCAACTGCGTgtgaagatggcgagggGATCACATGCTTCACGGGGAAGAAGCTGGGATGGGGCAGTACTGGATAGCGGTTGTGGGTActgggatgagatggaaggGCTGGATTGGGCAGAGATCGAGGAAAGCAGAAGCTTGGGAGCTGCTGCGTCAAATAACAGGCCTGTTGATCCGTGCCAGCCACTTGTGGTTGATGGATCGGGACAGACGAATAA is part of the Penicillium psychrofluorescens genome assembly, chromosome: 4 genome and encodes:
- a CDS encoding uncharacterized protein (ID:PFLUO_007138-T1.cds;~source:funannotate), with translation MPIPTRSSSLRDPRRQTSNIARPATNTIGTTREPARPTNEKPNHSIPSSVESASVKDNATVKGTLLPQRGTGQVRFQPPESRLPQRDVSPKRSQQASPENAKQEQPESQVASSRAVPGRRQSLRRPGALKMPATTAKTNVSGPTKGPAPSFAPPSPRKHQAVLPSKRPPSPKRTDMPPPPRPMRSASLRQAPNHAGPAAAARGHARHRSQVVPTSAKQTEITPKSRTQFSTYQQHYSPRKPGVKPPTPTPGTTSDTGSLQIPSSWPDITALQTELLQLSLFHSTSLQRQSEWKSQSTSGLHKKYNAVANHYRSVLADEKACQHQLNMQALNVWFQNCRDHTGSSGFPEQIQTLSQILQEVSDLGGVGGRYTRTVQHFEEWFEQADEIRNCRKSAKAMEAAGFINPLDRAWKEELHGLQSKLELCTRQLQSLDILGLGHTQHVQHSALIRAAQNLVDYIQLMTEEIGAMRVLEGELVRSEREFACQRATQLANAPREMRAPRAGIWTVV
- a CDS encoding uncharacterized protein (ID:PFLUO_007139-T1.cds;~source:funannotate); the encoded protein is MATPPPKLFSFPDAEALAQQLRAYVLRNQNAALARHDTFRLAVSGGSLPATLAKALLAPSDGSPEDSPQFDKWDIFFADERAVPLDHEDSNYRLLKDELLSKIPAELGTPTVHTIDANHIQDDDPQELADLYQDELMRSFAAKDSVKLPVFDLILLGCGPDGHTCSLFPGHELLREKDAWVGAESNSPKPPPKRITLTLPVVTHAISIAFVATGAGKKEILRKIFDLEEGRSIPSALVNEGGGEKVSWFTDHPAVDGVSFPRRGSL
- a CDS encoding uncharacterized protein (ID:PFLUO_007140-T1.cds;~source:funannotate), producing the protein MPFLGREKARGPKSRRSDDEFVVFLQGIPAHCRWQELKDLVRQTALHIRQAVVYDDSHGVPTGLGQIIVKNEDEAWRTYHRLSTNGWDGQSLVVTLARTSAPTKPIAGPTKSPSAMTPSGYVTPPRGQANLTMPPSPISPE
- a CDS encoding uncharacterized protein (ID:PFLUO_007141-T1.cds;~source:funannotate); this translates as MSPMGMPPQQFMPMMADPMAQPLPCYPPSPLMHCTMFDPPAWAMMPAYPMSPMHPQHGTAAEDEMGYQRYPRKQHDHQYMPNSREISIHNLSTSATNVDLKNLLQGAGAVEQCTVTATSDAKTSYGSATMHSADGARRAVSMFNNMSFMGAQLRVKMARGSHASRGRSWDGAVLDSGCGYWDEMEGLDWAEIEESRSLGAAASNNRPVDPCQPLVVDGSGQTNKSVGSLSTSAPT